Proteins encoded together in one Electrophorus electricus isolate fEleEle1 chromosome 9, fEleEle1.pri, whole genome shotgun sequence window:
- the haspin gene encoding serine/threonine-protein kinase haspin, producing MSVLGHKQPTFLKTYGRQKRKVEQWFSPDLRKKAFSFSSSSDPSIAEPTPSKKRRKKKSTISVASRTSRVSKKRAMMALREQESDEENIFAPDTPARCKRNPSTNQTKRAAIIRDPPGIGGFTAGNRERSRGQMMMKKKKKKKKVVVFSSSEDESFVPKKKPSTASSQRTAAQGKHAEVRVSAGPAPFGRFVTDRRRALPIQSGKHTMQQSSGVLNGTLNSSGVSFARCVTRRKQPTIRQEFCLENSDLKPSATSFSNPWTRSCEVSLNDSEEQRVSGKRPLLCSTPSLATVHHLRFREPSVSEISSLSCDEVDTALAKGTVASTSKPVRVVPHNHRRHSRPLRRSGLRCVEGTHQQQGAEKLSGYGDGPKEAEEEPERCRKKDHAEDKKSRGIGFVSAPMDLDFQTEQLKEQCHPVSSVVLVEEMDISSHLSKHTSSRLQVAQDTDWPHLCPKPLTLETRHGKGDRDVSSDCTSLKPLCLISSSSTSSSPSSPPGLELCVSEPELIDRLKVECLSSCLTVSLRPLERSVLRQAQKGPGEARVASPQPPETEGDGRAQDGDFPAGKLPDLNSYAIELPYGTEGQVGGLRRRLSNSFLRSKASPQPGEAPGKAPAPAVLKERNGGGTGRKACVSGLSAVRWSKRGMAEQNRKHRTKETAAWSKPGDCSLNYLLPARTEKHTRESLYGWMQGTSVIGLPVTPLRVEQLNLSSMLANFTPDTLTTHNWGRLKAALSIHKKTTAFPTPRRMAMSNLQSPGGMESSLDLFSTPLSKPASSRLPRATLTNTPMAHYDEDISDADKVYQECMQDGPLSFEDCIPPERMKRCSKIGEGTFGEVFSTINDSNQTVALKIIPVEGCQKVNSEPQKTFGEILHEIIISKELSSLNSKEKTKTNGFIRLNNLHCVRGCYPSALLKAWDKFDQEKGSENDRPDFFSEEQLFLILEFEFGGSDLENMNGKLSSMTQAKSILHQVTAALAVAEHALCFEHRDLHWGNILVKTTKQKNNEFILNGSVHSIETRGVHVNIIDYSLSRLEIDGLTVSCDIANDEELFMGQGDYQFEIYRLMRKENNNCWSEYNPRSNVLWLHYLADKLLAMRYKTKPQSSQQKAVKSSLQTFCSEILNYSSATHALLHCRLFN from the exons ATGAGCGTGTTGGGTCACAAGCAACCTACGTTCTTGAAAACCTACGGCAGGCAAAAGCGCAAGGTGGAACAGTGGTTCTCGCCTGACCTCAGAAAGAAAGCTTTCTCTTTCTCGTCGTCATCTGATCCGTCTATCGCAGAACCCACACCTTCAAAGaaacg aagaaaaaaaaaaagtactattTCAGTTGCCTCCAGGACATCACGTGTGTCCAAGAAAAGGGCCATGATGGCCTTAAGGGAACAGGAAAGCGATGAGGAAAACATCTTTGCTCCAGACACACCTGCCAG ATGCAAGAGGAACCCGAGCACTAACCAGACGAAAAGGGCTGCAATCATAAGAGACCCACCAGGCATAGGTGGCTTCACAGCTGGCAACAGGGAACGTAGCAGAGggcagatgatgatgaagaagaagaagaagaagaagaaggtggTGGTTTTCAGCTCCAGCGAGGATGAGTCTTTTGTGCCAAAGAAAAAACCCTCCACAGCCTCTAGCCAAAGAACAGCTGCTCAAGGCAAACATGCAGA GGTACGAGTATCTGCTGGCCCAGCCCCTTTCGGCAGGTTCGTCACAGATCGCAGGAGAGCACTGCCGATCCAGTCTGGGAAGCACACCATGCAACAGAGT TCTGGAGTCCTCAACGGTACTCTGAATTCATCAGGAGTGTCTTTTGCCCGGTGTGTCACTAGACGAAAGCAGCCCACCATCCGGCAGGAGTTCTGTTTGGAAAACTCTGATCTTAAGCCTTCCGCCACATCCTTCAGCAACCCTTGGACTCGGTCATGCGAGGTCTCGCTCAACGACAGCGAGGAGCAGAGGGTGTCTGGCAAGCGCCCACTACTGTGCAGTACCCCGTCCCTGGCCACCGTGCACCATCTGCGCTTCCGTGAGCCGTCCGTCAGCGAGATCTCGTCCTTGAGTTGCGATGAGGTAGACACGGCCCTGGCCAAAGGCACCGTTGCTTCCACCAGCAAGCCGGTGAGGGTTGTACCACATAACCATAGGCGACACTCACGTCCACTCCGCAGGAGTGGCTTGAGGTGTGTGGAGGGGACACACCAACAGCAGGGAGCGGagaagctcagtggttatggagATGGGCCAAAGGAGGCtgaggaggagccagagaggTGCAGAAAAAAGGACCATGCGGAGGATAAGAAGAGCCGGGGTATTGGATTTGTGTCGGCTCCGATGGACCTGGACTTCCAGActgagcagctgaaggagca GTGTCATCCGGTTAGCAGTGTTGTCTTGGTGGAAGAAATGGACATCTCGAGCCACCTATCAAAACACACTTCTAGCAGACTCCAGGTAGCACAGGACACGGATTGGCCCCATTTGTGTCCAAAGCCTCTCACTTTAGAAACCCGGCACGGCAAAGGGGACCGTGACGTCTCCTCGGATTGCACCAGCCTCAAACCACTCTGCCTCATCTCCTCTTCTTCCACGTCCTCCTCCCCATCCTCTCCTCCTGGGCTTGAGCTCTGCGTATCGGAGCCGGAACTGATCGACCGCCTTAAGGTGGAGTGTCTGTCCTCTtgcctcactgtctctctccggCCTCTGGAGAGAAGTGTCCTCCGGCAGGCCCAGAAAGGTCCCGGAGAGGCCCGGGTCGCCTCTCCCCAACCTCCAGAGACTGAAGGTGACGGCAGAGCCCAGGATGGGGATTTCCCTGCCGGAAAACTTCCAGACCTAAACTCCTACGCCATAGAGCTGCCGTATGGTACTGAAGGGCAGGTTGGAGGTCTGAGGAGGCGCCTGTCAAACTCCTTCCTGCGTTCCAAAGCCTCCCCTCAGCCTGGTGAGGCTCCCGGTAAAGCTCCTGCGCCGGCCGTGCTAAAGGAGCGCAATGGCGGCGGTACCGGCCGCAAAGCCTGTGTGAGCGGACTGAGTGCCGTTCGCTGGTCCAAGAGGGGTATGGCTGAGCAGAACAGAAAGCACAGGACAAAGGAGACTGCAGCGTGGTCTAAACCTGGGGACTGTTCTTTGAACTACCTACTGCCTGCAAGAACTGAGAAACACACCAGG GAGTCTTTGTATGGGTGGATGCAAGGAACCAGTGTCATTGGCCTGCCTGTAACACCTCTCAGAGTGGAGCAGTTGAATCTCTCCTCCATGCTGGCCAACTTCACTCCAGatacactcacaacacacaactgGGGCCGACTCAAAGCTGCACTGTCCATACACAAGAAGACGACAG CCTTCCCAACCCCTCGGCGGATGGCTATGTCCAATCTGCAGTCACCTGGTGGGATGGAGTCCAGCCTGGACCTGTTTAGCACTCCTTTGTCCAAACCTGCTTCCTCTCGCCTGCCGCGGGCCACCCTGACGAACACCCCCATG GCCCATTATGATGAAGACATCAGCGATGCTGACAAAGTGTATCAGGAGTGTATGCAGGATGGCCCTCTTTCCTTTGAGGACTGCATTCCTCCAGAACGCATGAAACGCTGCAGCAAGATCGGGGAGGGCACTTTCGGAGAGGTGTTCTCCACAATCAACGACTCCAACCAAACCGTGGCACTTAAG ATTATTCCAGTGGAGGGCTGTCAGAAAGTCAACAGTGAACCACAAAAGACATTTGGTGAAATTCTTCATGAAATCATTATTTCCAA AGAGCTGAGTAGCCTGAATTCCAaggagaaaaccaaaacaaatggtTTCATCAGACTCAACAA TCTTCACTGTGTGCGTGGGTGTTATCCCAGTGCTCTGCTCAAAGCCTGGGACAAGTTTGACCAGGAGAAGGGATCTGAAAATGACAGACCTg ATTTCTTCAGTGAGGAACAGCTCTTTTTGATTCTTGAGTTTGAGTTTGGAGGCAGCGATTTGGAGAATATGAATGGAAAG CTCTCTTCCATGACCCAAGCCAAAAGTATTTTACACCAGGTTACAGCTGCACTGGCAGTGGCTGAACATGCACTGTGTTTTGAACACAG AGACCTGCACTGGGGCAATATCCTGGTGAAAACTACGAAGCAGAAGAATAATGAGTTTATACTGAACGGCTCTGTCCACTCTATAGAGACACGAGGAGTTCACGTCAACATCATAGACTACTCACTCTCACGGCTGGAGATAG ATGGTCTAACGGTGTCATGTGATATAGCAAACGATGAGGAGTTGTTCATGGGCCAGGGGGATTATCAGTTTGAAATCTACCGCCTGATGAGGAAAGAGAACAA TAACTGCTGGAGTGAGTATAACCCTCGTTCCAATGTACTTTGGCTACATTACCTGGCAGATAAGCTCTTGGCTA
- the agpat4 gene encoding 1-acyl-sn-glycerol-3-phosphate acyltransferase delta isoform X1, which produces MGFLGLLKTQLICHLVICSVFLLSGLLINLLQLCTLPLWPVNKQLARKVNCRLAYCISSQMVALLEWWSGTECTLYTDPKSFPFYGKENAIVILNHNFEIDFLCGWTFCERFGVLGSSKVLAKKELAYVPIIGWMWYFLEIVFCKRKWEEDRSMVASSLQRLRDYPENFWFLMHCEGTRFTPKKHKISMEVAEKKGLPKLKHHLLPRTKGFCVTVQNLRGKVTAVYDSTLNFRNNQIPTLLGVLNGKKYHADLYVRRIPLDTIPEDESECAAWLHRLYQEKDRFQDEYTQTGHFPGPVVSPPRRPWSLLNWLFWLGLLLAPLCMLLLQLLQSGSALTVATTAVFCLAASAGVRWMIGQTEINRGSSYGNKEVPLNNND; this is translated from the exons ATGGGATTCCTGGGGCTGCTCAAGACTCAGTTAATTTGCCACCTCGTCATCTGTTCCGTGTTCCTGCTCAGTGGCCTCTTGATCAACCTCTTGCAGCTGTGCACTCTGCCCCTGTGGCCTGTCAACAAACAGCTAGCTCGCAAGGTCAACTGCAGGCTGGCATACTGCATCAGCAGCC AGATGGTGGCATTGCTGGAATGGTGGTCTGGGACTGAATGCACACTGTACACAGATCCAAAGTCTTTCCCGTTCTATGGCAAAGAAAATGCCATTGTTATCCTCAATCACAACTTTGAGATAGACTTCCTTTGTGGCTGGACATTCTGCGAAAGGTTTGGTGTTCTAGGG AGTTCAAAAGTCTTGGCCAAGAAAGAGCTTGCCTATGTACCAATCATTGGCTGGATGTGGTACTTCCTGGAGATAGTCTTCTGCAAGAGAAAATGGGAAGAGGATCGCAGTATGGTGGCCAGCAGCCTCCAGCGTCTTCGAGACTATCCAGAGAACTTCTGG TTCTTAATGCACTGTGAAGGCACCCGCTTCACCCCAAAGAAGCACAAGATTAGCATGGAGGTTGCGGAGAAAAAAGGGCTGCCCAAACTCAAGCACCACCTCCTGCCTCGGACCAAAGGCTTCTGCGTCACAGTCCAGAACCTCCGGGGAAAGG TTACTGCTGTGTACGATTCTACACTTAATTTCAGAAACAACCAAATTCCAACTTTACTCGGCGTGCTTAATGGAAAAAAGTATCATGCGGATCTATATGTGAG GCGGATTCCTCTGGACACAATCCCAGAGGATGAGTCTGAATGTGCTGCTTGGCTCCACAGACTCTATCAGGAAAAG GACAGGTTCCAGGATGAGTACACGCAGACGGGTCATTTTCCTGGGCCTGTGGTGAGCCCACCGCGCAGGCCCTGGTCGCTGCTCAACTGGCTCTTCTGGCTGGGCCTGCTCCTTGCCCCTCTGTGCATGCTGCTGCTACAGCTTCTGCAGTCAGGCTCGGCTCTCACCGTGGCAACCACTGCAGTCTTCTGCCTCGCAG CTTCAGCCGGCGTTCGCTGGATGATAGGACAGACTGAGATCAACAGAGGCTCCAGCTACGGAAACAAAGAGGTTCCACTTAATAACAATGACTAA
- the agpat4 gene encoding 1-acyl-sn-glycerol-3-phosphate acyltransferase delta isoform X2, whose translation MGFLGLLKTQLICHLVICSVFLLSGLLINLLQLCTLPLWPVNKQLARKVNCRLAYCISSQMVALLEWWSGTECTLYTDPKSFPFYGKENAIVILNHNFEIDFLCGWTFCERFGVLGSSKVLAKKELAYVPIIGWMWYFLEIVFCKRKWEEDRSMVASSLQRLRDYPENFWFLMHCEGTRFTPKKHKISMEVAEKKGLPKLKHHLLPRTKGFCVTVQNLRGKVTAVYDSTLNFRNNQIPTLLGVLNGKKYHADLYVRRIPLDTIPEDESECAAWLHRLYQEKDRFQDEYTQTGHFPGPVLQPAFAG comes from the exons ATGGGATTCCTGGGGCTGCTCAAGACTCAGTTAATTTGCCACCTCGTCATCTGTTCCGTGTTCCTGCTCAGTGGCCTCTTGATCAACCTCTTGCAGCTGTGCACTCTGCCCCTGTGGCCTGTCAACAAACAGCTAGCTCGCAAGGTCAACTGCAGGCTGGCATACTGCATCAGCAGCC AGATGGTGGCATTGCTGGAATGGTGGTCTGGGACTGAATGCACACTGTACACAGATCCAAAGTCTTTCCCGTTCTATGGCAAAGAAAATGCCATTGTTATCCTCAATCACAACTTTGAGATAGACTTCCTTTGTGGCTGGACATTCTGCGAAAGGTTTGGTGTTCTAGGG AGTTCAAAAGTCTTGGCCAAGAAAGAGCTTGCCTATGTACCAATCATTGGCTGGATGTGGTACTTCCTGGAGATAGTCTTCTGCAAGAGAAAATGGGAAGAGGATCGCAGTATGGTGGCCAGCAGCCTCCAGCGTCTTCGAGACTATCCAGAGAACTTCTGG TTCTTAATGCACTGTGAAGGCACCCGCTTCACCCCAAAGAAGCACAAGATTAGCATGGAGGTTGCGGAGAAAAAAGGGCTGCCCAAACTCAAGCACCACCTCCTGCCTCGGACCAAAGGCTTCTGCGTCACAGTCCAGAACCTCCGGGGAAAGG TTACTGCTGTGTACGATTCTACACTTAATTTCAGAAACAACCAAATTCCAACTTTACTCGGCGTGCTTAATGGAAAAAAGTATCATGCGGATCTATATGTGAG GCGGATTCCTCTGGACACAATCCCAGAGGATGAGTCTGAATGTGCTGCTTGGCTCCACAGACTCTATCAGGAAAAG GACAGGTTCCAGGATGAGTACACGCAGACGGGTCATTTTCCTGGGCCTGTG CTTCAGCCGGCGTTCGCTGGATGA